Proteins co-encoded in one Halorussus vallis genomic window:
- a CDS encoding ABC transporter ATP-binding protein yields the protein MAPTVDSKERSRRKRIHYGLFIVGVFTLVAGVVMFIPAIQYEFQQDASAYAEGEHVNRYESLTPQERRIVDGALDGKTYVLETSEPLPGTAKIPLQPQHVKVKIQGTTHTFTYRLIFPATVPKGMATIGLAVGGLLMMGEAVRRHHFPKSLPWQTS from the coding sequence ATGGCTCCAACGGTCGATTCTAAAGAGAGGTCCAGACGGAAGCGGATCCACTACGGGTTGTTCATTGTCGGCGTCTTCACGCTCGTCGCCGGGGTGGTCATGTTCATCCCTGCGATTCAGTACGAGTTTCAACAGGATGCGAGCGCATACGCCGAGGGGGAACACGTCAATCGGTACGAATCGCTTACGCCTCAGGAACGACGCATCGTCGACGGTGCGCTCGATGGAAAGACGTACGTGCTCGAAACCAGCGAGCCGCTTCCCGGCACAGCCAAGATTCCCCTCCAGCCACAGCACGTGAAGGTGAAGATACAGGGAACGACCCACACGTTCACCTATCGACTCATCTTCCCGGCGACGGTACCGAAAGGGATGGCGACCATCGGACTCGCTGTCGGCGGCCTGCTGATGATGGGCGAAGCGGTTCGCCGCCACCATTTCCCGAAGTCGCTGCCGTGGCAGACCAGCTGA
- a CDS encoding HalOD1 output domain-containing protein has translation MARDGIDPVEIEVADADGDESSTYVFNVSDHMIHGEVCTGIALALSKVVERPPEQMVPLSSVVDCDALQLLFHTRRYGDLRDDVSVSFPYDIYHVTVFSDGRIVVRS, from the coding sequence ATGGCGAGAGATGGCATCGACCCCGTGGAAATCGAGGTTGCGGACGCCGACGGCGACGAATCGTCGACCTACGTTTTCAACGTCAGCGACCACATGATTCACGGCGAAGTGTGTACGGGTATCGCGCTCGCGCTCTCGAAGGTGGTCGAACGACCGCCCGAGCAGATGGTCCCGCTCAGTTCCGTCGTCGACTGCGACGCGCTCCAACTGCTGTTTCACACCCGGCGGTACGGGGACCTCCGAGACGACGTCTCGGTTTCGTTCCCCTACGACATCTACCACGTGACGGTGTTCTCGGACGGCCGTATCGTCGTCCGAAGCTGA
- a CDS encoding DUF7289 family protein, translated as MSGRPRGGRSRAQSNVIGVVLLLGLTVLGTGLIVAYGSSALDDSRQASEVGGAEQAMAQFDSRAAMVALGDSAVQSVPFGGTDGAYSVDPDAGSIKITHVDFSGTHDHVILPETSLGSVVYENGDATVAYQGGGVWREGEHGGTTMVSPPEFHYQGATLTLPIVRVSGSGSVAGSPTARITEVTRAEPVFPSSETYPAPDDDRPYENPLENGKMIVEIQSRYYEAWADYFRSRTAGTVTVDASTNPGTVTVDLISTGTTGTFGMPNDGSGVDIRGIAGGHSLNEYAITLQPDDTDSSDFSNLQWSMYAEKGDRQFELHLRRQSGSDCDDMVVSATVYYSENDGSTYQGWYDGDAYTSECFDADGDGAQDEVRLVANFVDGDSADPELTYQSLSSNQLSHFSLSGASQAPSPRFDEHDESVEWEPKSYSDGSVERIDPLMKHYLALMGPGFELRVDDKNSDTVNEGVSSGTIYYPGSGEFVTYLHITENEVQVELT; from the coding sequence ATGTCGGGACGACCCAGGGGCGGTCGGAGTCGCGCACAGTCGAACGTCATCGGCGTCGTCCTCCTACTCGGACTCACGGTCCTCGGCACGGGCCTCATCGTCGCGTACGGATCGTCGGCGCTGGACGACTCTCGCCAGGCCTCCGAGGTCGGCGGCGCGGAACAGGCCATGGCCCAGTTCGACTCGCGGGCGGCGATGGTCGCGCTCGGCGATTCTGCGGTGCAATCGGTGCCGTTCGGGGGGACCGACGGGGCGTACAGCGTCGACCCCGACGCGGGGTCGATCAAGATTACCCACGTCGACTTCTCCGGGACCCACGACCACGTCATCCTCCCCGAGACGAGTCTCGGCTCGGTCGTTTACGAGAACGGTGACGCGACCGTCGCCTACCAGGGCGGCGGCGTCTGGCGCGAGGGCGAACACGGCGGGACGACCATGGTTTCCCCGCCCGAGTTCCACTACCAGGGCGCGACGCTCACGCTTCCCATCGTCCGCGTGTCCGGGTCCGGAAGCGTCGCCGGGTCGCCGACCGCCCGCATCACCGAGGTGACCCGCGCCGAACCGGTCTTCCCGTCGAGCGAGACGTATCCGGCGCCGGACGACGACCGGCCCTACGAGAATCCGCTCGAGAACGGCAAGATGATAGTCGAAATCCAGAGCCGGTACTACGAGGCGTGGGCCGACTACTTCCGCAGCAGGACCGCGGGAACCGTCACCGTCGACGCGTCGACGAACCCTGGCACCGTCACCGTCGACCTAATATCCACGGGGACGACCGGGACGTTCGGGATGCCCAACGACGGTAGCGGCGTCGACATCCGGGGCATCGCGGGCGGCCACTCACTGAACGAGTACGCCATCACCCTCCAACCGGACGACACCGACAGCTCCGACTTTTCGAACCTCCAGTGGTCGATGTACGCCGAGAAGGGCGACCGGCAGTTCGAACTGCACCTCCGCCGCCAGAGCGGAAGCGACTGCGACGACATGGTGGTGAGCGCGACGGTGTACTACTCCGAGAACGACGGCTCCACCTATCAGGGCTGGTACGACGGCGACGCGTACACGAGCGAGTGCTTCGACGCCGACGGCGACGGCGCCCAGGACGAGGTGCGTCTCGTCGCGAACTTCGTCGACGGCGACTCGGCCGACCCCGAACTGACCTACCAGTCGCTGTCGTCGAATCAGCTCTCGCACTTCAGCCTCTCCGGCGCGTCGCAGGCGCCCTCGCCCAGGTTCGACGAGCACGACGAGAGCGTGGAGTGGGAACCGAAGTCGTACTCCGACGGCTCGGTCGAGCGCATCGACCCCCTGATGAAACACTACCTCGCGCTCATGGGTCCGGGTTTCGAACTGCGAGTCGACGACAAGAACTCCGACACGGTGAACGAGGGCGTCTCCTCCGGCACGATCTACTACCCCGGCTCCGGCGAGTTCGTCACCTACCTCCACATCACCGAGAACGAGGTGCAGGTCGAACTCACGTGA
- a CDS encoding DUF7289 family protein: MADRGVSETVGFVLVFALITLTVATVYVVGIDGLTDARDAEQLNNAERAFDVLADNMADLHRQDAPSRATEIKLAEAQLGFGEPTTMTVSVDVAGTPADTVEIAPLVYSGRSESTLVYEAGAVIRTDPGGAVMKRAPDMVFRADGGVVILPVVQTRATGSGGVGGSKTVLVRGTRAVSEVLSARTSGGYRVTVTVDTAPARAPVWRRYFEARLDDPRWNGNCDVVGTDADTVECSFDAERLYVTATRVDVAIT; encoded by the coding sequence ATGGCTGACCGCGGCGTGAGCGAGACGGTCGGGTTCGTCCTCGTCTTCGCGCTCATCACCTTGACGGTGGCCACGGTGTACGTCGTCGGAATCGACGGGCTGACCGACGCCCGCGACGCCGAGCAGTTGAACAACGCCGAGCGCGCGTTCGACGTTCTGGCCGACAACATGGCCGACCTCCACCGGCAGGACGCGCCCAGCCGCGCGACCGAGATCAAACTCGCCGAGGCGCAGTTGGGGTTCGGCGAACCTACGACGATGACAGTCAGCGTCGACGTCGCCGGCACGCCCGCAGACACGGTCGAAATCGCGCCGCTCGTCTACTCCGGGCGGTCGGAGTCGACGCTCGTCTACGAGGCGGGCGCCGTCATCCGCACGGACCCGGGCGGCGCGGTGATGAAGCGAGCGCCGGACATGGTGTTCCGCGCCGACGGCGGGGTCGTGATACTCCCGGTCGTTCAGACGCGGGCGACGGGGTCCGGCGGTGTCGGCGGCTCGAAGACGGTGCTGGTCCGGGGGACGCGCGCCGTCTCGGAGGTGCTGTCGGCGCGGACGTCCGGCGGGTACAGAGTGACGGTGACCGTCGACACCGCGCCGGCCCGGGCGCCCGTCTGGCGGCGCTACTTCGAGGCTCGACTCGACGACCCGCGGTGGAACGGCAACTGCGACGTCGTCGGGACCGACGCCGACACCGTGGAGTGTTCGTTCGACGCGGAACGGCTGTACGTGACGGCGACGAGGGTCGACGTCGCCATCACGTGA
- a CDS encoding DUF7266 family protein, whose product MSDRLRSDAAVDGRARRLATDERGVSTTLGYALSLTVATLLVGGLLIAGGGFVEDQRERTVRNELEVIGQQVSADVAAVDRLAQTVETGTVTVDRNLPERVTGKQYTIAVRADGADRYLVLSVDRPEVSVRVELTSETTVAETAVSGGDVRVVYDPSADELEVQHG is encoded by the coding sequence GTGAGCGACCGACTCCGGTCAGACGCCGCGGTCGACGGGCGCGCGCGGCGACTGGCGACCGACGAGCGAGGCGTCTCGACCACGCTCGGCTACGCGCTGAGCCTGACGGTGGCGACGCTCCTCGTCGGCGGCCTCCTGATCGCCGGCGGCGGGTTCGTCGAGGACCAGCGCGAACGGACGGTCCGCAACGAACTCGAAGTCATCGGCCAGCAGGTGTCGGCCGACGTCGCCGCGGTCGACCGACTCGCACAGACCGTCGAGACGGGGACGGTGACCGTCGACCGGAACCTCCCCGAACGGGTCACCGGCAAACAGTACACGATAGCGGTCCGAGCCGACGGGGCCGACCGGTACCTCGTCCTCTCGGTGGACCGCCCGGAGGTCAGCGTCCGGGTGGAACTCACGTCCGAGACGACCGTCGCCGAAACCGCCGTCTCCGGCGGCGACGTTCGCGTCGTCTACGACCCGAGCGCCGACGAGTTGGAGGTGCAGCATGGCTGA
- a CDS encoding DUF7261 family protein: MADVTPDGRGRGQLILVGGLSLAVVFVALALVVNSAIYTENLATRTGDASVDDAVGFRHDALAGAGTAIDHANRNGGDRTYSSRYDEYKTALRRWQTLRANYSAVDGLLTSVTPSSGREGTLVADRTSGEFTPVGGQHDWVVAPDVEARQFRLTVRRSGLPSLDDATVEDTLTTSDDAAFFVELDDGNDVWRVAIYRDSTTDKVEVMSYDADGTIRTCAADGSSVVVDLTAGTLDGVHCEALDFPARPTGTYDVRYINADAVVGTYELTVDRVEGPFRHEVDAANGVVCPPTETTYRDDPDLGSPYTTPAIYSATVDLVVDGPSLTYETDGRVAPGESGRPAVAPYVTKFEITDDDDDGSFAISWSVSDPDGNLDTVDVTVTNQNTGTSQTYAATSGSETVDFGSTGDRFTVAITATDADGNDRTASKEHVVDGTRCPP; this comes from the coding sequence ATGGCGGATGTGACGCCGGACGGCCGAGGGCGCGGACAGCTCATCCTCGTCGGCGGACTCTCGCTTGCGGTGGTGTTCGTCGCGCTCGCGCTCGTGGTGAACTCGGCCATCTACACCGAGAACCTCGCGACGCGGACCGGCGACGCCTCGGTCGACGACGCCGTCGGCTTCCGGCACGACGCGCTCGCCGGGGCCGGCACCGCCATCGACCACGCGAACCGGAACGGCGGCGACCGCACCTACTCAAGTCGATACGACGAGTACAAGACGGCGCTCCGGCGGTGGCAGACGCTACGCGCGAACTACTCGGCGGTCGACGGCCTGTTGACGTCGGTCACCCCCAGTTCGGGGCGGGAAGGGACGCTCGTCGCCGACCGGACGAGCGGAGAATTCACCCCGGTCGGGGGGCAACACGACTGGGTCGTCGCCCCTGACGTCGAAGCGCGCCAGTTCCGGCTCACGGTCCGCCGAAGCGGCCTCCCGTCGCTGGACGACGCGACGGTCGAGGACACGCTCACCACTTCCGATGATGCGGCCTTCTTCGTGGAGTTAGACGACGGCAACGACGTCTGGCGCGTCGCGATCTACCGCGACTCGACCACCGACAAGGTCGAGGTGATGAGCTACGACGCCGACGGGACCATCAGGACGTGCGCCGCCGACGGGTCGTCCGTCGTCGTCGACCTCACCGCGGGCACGCTCGACGGGGTCCACTGCGAGGCGCTGGACTTCCCAGCGCGACCGACGGGGACCTACGACGTGCGATACATCAACGCCGACGCCGTCGTCGGCACGTACGAACTCACCGTCGACCGGGTCGAGGGACCGTTCCGCCACGAGGTCGACGCCGCGAACGGGGTCGTCTGCCCGCCGACCGAAACCACCTACCGCGACGACCCCGACCTCGGCTCGCCGTACACCACGCCGGCGATCTACTCGGCGACCGTCGACCTGGTCGTCGACGGGCCGAGTCTCACCTACGAAACCGACGGCCGGGTCGCGCCGGGTGAGTCCGGCCGACCGGCCGTCGCGCCGTACGTCACCAAGTTCGAAATCACGGACGACGACGACGACGGCTCGTTCGCCATCTCGTGGTCGGTGTCCGACCCGGACGGGAACCTCGACACCGTGGACGTCACCGTCACGAACCAGAACACCGGCACTTCGCAGACGTACGCCGCGACGTCCGGGAGCGAAACGGTCGACTTCGGGAGCACCGGCGACCGCTTCACCGTCGCCATCACCGCGACCGATGCGGACGGAAACGACAGAACCGCGTCGAAAGAGCACGTGGTCGACGGAACGAGGTGTCCGCCGTGA
- a CDS encoding DUF7288 family protein produces the protein MGGHSDGPATGRGQAHTLEAVVASLLLLASVAFALQMTAVTPLSASTSNQHIENQQAATADGVLAAAAESGALRRAVLFADAEGDFRQTGMDGYYTNSPPPNRFGAMLDRAFGDRGIVYNVFVKYQTGDGLVKRKRMLYQGVPSDNAATASKTVTLVDDDVLFGDPDGDGVAEPTATGVSDASLYRDAATGGLYNVVEVEVVVWRM, from the coding sequence GTGGGGGGACACAGCGACGGACCCGCAACCGGTCGCGGACAGGCCCACACGCTCGAAGCGGTCGTGGCCAGCCTCTTACTGTTGGCCAGCGTCGCGTTCGCGCTCCAGATGACCGCGGTGACGCCGCTCTCGGCCAGCACGTCGAACCAGCACATCGAGAACCAGCAGGCGGCGACGGCCGACGGCGTCCTCGCGGCGGCGGCCGAGAGCGGCGCGCTCCGCCGGGCGGTGCTGTTCGCCGACGCGGAGGGCGACTTCCGCCAGACCGGGATGGACGGCTACTACACGAACTCCCCGCCCCCGAACCGGTTCGGGGCGATGCTCGACCGCGCGTTCGGCGACCGCGGCATCGTCTACAACGTGTTCGTCAAGTACCAGACGGGAGACGGACTGGTCAAGCGCAAGCGGATGCTCTACCAGGGCGTCCCGAGCGACAACGCGGCGACGGCGTCGAAGACCGTGACGCTCGTCGACGACGACGTCCTGTTCGGCGACCCCGACGGCGACGGGGTCGCCGAACCGACGGCCACAGGGGTCAGCGACGCCTCGCTCTACCGCGACGCCGCGACCGGCGGCCTGTACAACGTCGTCGAGGTGGAGGTGGTCGTATGGCGGATGTGA
- a CDS encoding DUF7287 family protein yields MRGQTTIDFVIGVSVFLLAVSFVFAVVPGILEPLVGSAQEETVAVDRIASQLAEGTLGDPSTPYVLDVGCTTYFFGGPSESDCRFGSGSLHDRIGVADDTGVNVQLVGDTDDADQTPDVLCNDGSGTVDERDDVVAAGGSCTAFEAGDSPPAGSGSVMVARRFVTLDGIDAVLKVRVW; encoded by the coding sequence ATGAGAGGACAGACAACCATCGACTTCGTCATCGGGGTGAGCGTCTTCCTGCTGGCGGTGTCGTTCGTCTTCGCGGTCGTTCCGGGCATCCTCGAACCGCTGGTCGGGAGCGCCCAGGAGGAGACCGTCGCCGTCGACCGAATCGCTAGTCAACTCGCCGAGGGGACGCTCGGCGACCCGTCGACGCCGTACGTGCTGGACGTGGGCTGTACCACCTACTTCTTCGGCGGTCCGTCCGAGTCCGACTGTCGGTTCGGCAGCGGGTCGCTTCACGACCGAATCGGCGTGGCCGACGATACGGGTGTGAACGTTCAACTCGTCGGCGACACCGACGACGCCGACCAGACGCCCGACGTCCTCTGTAACGACGGCTCTGGCACCGTCGACGAGCGCGACGATGTCGTCGCCGCGGGCGGGTCGTGCACCGCCTTCGAGGCGGGCGACTCGCCGCCCGCCGGGTCCGGTTCGGTGATGGTCGCGCGCCGCTTCGTCACCCTCGACGGAATCGACGCGGTGCTGAAGGTACGGGTGTGGTAA
- a CDS encoding type II secretion system F family protein, translating into MSHGTATGTRKSADSLADTFYPLFERLFDADGDFVADVEKKLAEARMAETAELYISRGLAVGVLAGAVLWLLGLVVGYGLFMTGFVDVGILIGVPVPNDTVLWLIRTLKIPSLVVASGLFFGAIGFAGGFGAVVGVPYLKAGERKREINMLLPDAISFMYALSIGGLNQLEILEAIAKADDTYGEVSREFQSIVQETEYFDTDYRTAIRKRSLETPSDELGQFLTDMLSIVNSGGNMTDFLDDKKDKHMRTAKQEQEMTLETLELFGEMYMTLSLFPLLLIIILVIMSLLGQAKQSMLYATVYGLIPLTGVGFLVLVSTVKQDDPGDGYLDPDEGGEVLAAATGAGLLHLGLVEKYVGEFSVFDRIKSREGTYETVALLKRPHIFFRDNPTYVLGLTAPASLVLVASAVWTGAAPRSLDGMIARPIWGTFIYVYVPVYLNFLPLMVFYEWNVRSRRSVIGKLSDNLRKLSSANDTGLTLLESIKTVADTSSGKLADEFDVLHAKVEYGMSLKAALIEFNNDYHIPRLARTVKLISKAQEASSQISAVLTTAAQASENQDDIARERKSRSRMQVVIIIMTYLTLLAVMAILKVKFLDVMGGLASQASGGGSGAGGGMQFGSGLDTNLMAMLFFHAVTLQALLSGFIAGYIRDASLLAGVKFAVVLPTVALVTFIFI; encoded by the coding sequence ATGAGCCACGGGACCGCGACCGGCACGCGGAAATCCGCCGACTCGCTCGCCGACACCTTCTACCCCTTGTTCGAGCGCCTCTTCGACGCCGACGGCGACTTCGTCGCCGACGTCGAGAAGAAACTCGCAGAGGCCCGGATGGCCGAAACCGCCGAACTCTACATCTCGCGCGGGCTCGCCGTGGGGGTGCTGGCTGGCGCGGTCCTCTGGCTACTGGGACTGGTCGTCGGCTACGGACTGTTCATGACTGGGTTCGTCGACGTGGGCATCCTCATCGGCGTGCCGGTGCCCAACGACACCGTGCTGTGGCTCATCCGGACGCTGAAGATTCCGTCGCTCGTCGTGGCCAGCGGCCTGTTCTTCGGCGCCATCGGCTTCGCCGGCGGGTTCGGCGCCGTCGTCGGGGTGCCGTACCTCAAAGCCGGCGAGCGCAAGCGCGAGATCAACATGCTGCTGCCCGACGCCATCTCGTTCATGTACGCCCTCTCCATCGGGGGGCTGAACCAACTCGAAATCCTGGAGGCCATCGCGAAGGCCGACGACACCTACGGCGAGGTGTCCCGGGAGTTCCAGTCCATCGTCCAGGAGACCGAGTACTTCGACACCGACTACCGGACCGCCATCCGCAAGCGGTCGCTGGAGACGCCCAGCGACGAACTCGGCCAGTTCCTCACCGACATGCTCTCCATCGTCAACTCCGGCGGGAACATGACCGACTTCTTAGACGACAAGAAGGACAAGCACATGCGGACCGCCAAGCAGGAACAGGAGATGACCCTGGAGACGCTGGAGCTGTTCGGCGAGATGTACATGACCCTCTCGCTGTTCCCCCTGCTGCTCATCATCATCCTCGTCATCATGTCGCTGCTCGGCCAGGCCAAGCAGTCGATGCTGTACGCCACCGTCTACGGGCTCATCCCGCTGACCGGCGTTGGATTCCTGGTGCTGGTTTCGACCGTCAAGCAGGACGACCCCGGTGACGGCTACCTCGACCCCGACGAGGGCGGGGAGGTGCTGGCGGCCGCGACGGGCGCGGGCCTGCTCCACCTCGGCCTGGTCGAGAAGTACGTCGGGGAGTTCTCGGTGTTCGACCGTATCAAGAGCCGCGAGGGCACCTACGAGACGGTCGCCCTGCTCAAGCGGCCGCACATCTTCTTCCGGGACAACCCGACCTACGTGCTCGGCCTGACGGCCCCGGCGTCGCTGGTGCTGGTCGCGAGCGCGGTCTGGACCGGCGCCGCGCCCCGGAGCCTCGACGGGATGATAGCCCGACCCATCTGGGGGACGTTCATCTACGTCTACGTCCCGGTCTACCTCAACTTCCTGCCGCTGATGGTGTTCTACGAGTGGAACGTCCGGTCGCGCCGGTCGGTCATCGGGAAGCTCTCGGACAACCTCCGGAAGCTCTCGAGCGCCAACGACACCGGCCTCACGCTGTTGGAGTCCATCAAGACCGTCGCCGACACCTCCTCGGGCAAACTCGCCGACGAGTTCGACGTGCTCCACGCGAAGGTCGAGTACGGCATGAGCCTGAAGGCCGCGCTCATCGAGTTCAACAACGATTACCACATCCCGCGGTTGGCCCGCACCGTCAAGCTCATCAGCAAGGCCCAGGAGGCCTCCAGCCAGATTTCGGCGGTGCTCACGACCGCGGCGCAGGCCAGCGAGAACCAGGACGACATCGCCCGCGAGCGCAAGTCGCGCTCGCGGATGCAGGTCGTCATCATCATCATGACCTACCTCACCCTGCTGGCCGTGATGGCCATCCTGAAGGTGAAGTTCCTCGACGTAATGGGCGGCCTCGCGAGCCAGGCCTCCGGCGGCGGGTCCGGGGCCGGCGGCGGGATGCAGTTCGGCAGCGGCCTCGACACCAACCTGATGGCGATGCTGTTCTTCCACGCCGTCACGCTCCAGGCGCTCCTGTCGGGGTTCATCGCGGGCTACATCCGCGACGCCAGCCTGCTCGCGGGCGTGAAGTTCGCGGTCGTCCTGCCGACCGTCGCGCTGGTGACGTTCATCTTCATCTGA